A stretch of Bradyrhizobium sp. CCBAU 53338 DNA encodes these proteins:
- a CDS encoding Hsp20/alpha crystallin family protein, whose product MANETKLPVTKSATSPTVTGQTWRPFQALRSEIDQIFDEFGNGFWNRPFRSPAWLERELAKSISAPAVDVVESANAYEITAELPGLDEKNIDIKLANGGLTIKAEKREETEEKKKDYYVSERRYGTFERYFTLPDGVNADKIEATFKNGVLKVTLPKTEDAQKSAKTINVKAA is encoded by the coding sequence ATGGCAAACGAGACCAAATTACCCGTGACGAAATCTGCAACGTCGCCGACAGTCACTGGACAGACCTGGCGACCGTTTCAGGCATTGAGGAGCGAGATCGACCAGATCTTCGACGAGTTCGGCAACGGCTTCTGGAACCGGCCTTTCCGGTCTCCTGCATGGCTCGAACGCGAACTTGCCAAGTCGATCTCGGCGCCGGCGGTCGATGTCGTCGAAAGCGCCAACGCGTATGAAATCACGGCGGAGCTTCCGGGCCTGGATGAAAAGAACATCGACATCAAGCTGGCCAATGGCGGCCTGACCATCAAGGCCGAGAAACGGGAAGAGACCGAGGAGAAGAAGAAGGACTATTACGTTTCCGAACGCCGCTATGGCACTTTCGAACGGTACTTCACCCTGCCCGACGGCGTTAACGCCGATAAGATCGAAGCGACCTTCAAGAACGGCGTCCTCAAGGTTACGCTTCCGAAGACCGAGGACGCGCAGAAGTCGGCCAAGACGATCAACGTGAAGGCCGCCTGA
- a CDS encoding CBS domain-containing protein, with protein sequence MRAHHIMSRRVVTIRPDAPIADAVKVMLAHHISGLPVVDEAGKLVGILCESDFLRRAEIGTEHVRNRLLTMLLGTNRIAGEFVKEHGGTVEEVMTRQPVSTTEQATLAEVADLMERRHFNHVPIMRDERIVGIITRSDFLSAIAGPLTSASGYARDDNQVRRSVIAALAGIPWQPVCLNVSVKDGTVTLRGVVKAGNARRAVIVTCENVPGVRRVDDRLCVQSEQPDPEEDYGGGDFVSLQTEPSTLDDEPL encoded by the coding sequence ATGCGCGCACACCACATCATGTCCCGACGCGTCGTGACGATCCGGCCCGACGCGCCGATCGCCGATGCAGTCAAGGTGATGCTTGCCCATCACATCAGTGGCCTGCCGGTCGTGGACGAGGCGGGGAAACTGGTCGGCATCCTCTGCGAGAGCGACTTTCTCAGGCGGGCCGAAATCGGGACGGAGCACGTGCGCAACCGATTGCTCACGATGCTGCTCGGTACCAATCGAATCGCAGGTGAGTTCGTGAAGGAACACGGAGGCACGGTCGAGGAAGTCATGACCCGCCAACCGGTCTCGACCACTGAGCAGGCGACGCTTGCGGAGGTCGCGGACTTGATGGAGCGGCGGCATTTCAATCATGTTCCGATCATGCGTGACGAGCGTATCGTCGGCATCATCACCCGATCAGACTTCCTGTCCGCAATTGCCGGTCCGCTGACGAGCGCTTCCGGCTACGCCAGGGATGACAATCAGGTCCGCCGGTCCGTTATTGCCGCACTGGCCGGAATACCGTGGCAACCGGTCTGCCTGAACGTCAGCGTGAAGGATGGCACAGTCACCCTGCGTGGCGTCGTCAAGGCAGGAAACGCGCGTAGGGCAGTCATCGTGACGTGCGAGAACGTTCCAGGCGTTCGGAGGGTCGATGACCGCCTTTGTGTCCAGTCCGAACAACCCGATCCCGAGGAGGATTACGGCGGAGGCGACTTCGTGTCGCTTCAGACGGAGCCGTCCACCCTCGATGACGAACCCCTCTAG
- a CDS encoding trypsin-like peptidase domain-containing protein, with the protein MSRSSFYHSLKWTGVSALSLALVLGSGVCRGNEFYREHTEAFSTTNLAPLVKRISPAVVGIRAWGMRSESRIYDPEAGFPDPPGLRERQGAGVVVDALAGFIVTANQLVAGATVVKAQLQDGRALDALVLVRSDRDDVALLRVEPDHLRAMTLDYAGALDVGDPVLAIGNPGDWGQSVTLGIVSALHRSCPGIANTDLIQSDVRVSQGNAGGALVNMQGKLIGVVLARRSGFAFAVPVDAVRKLFVAAQ; encoded by the coding sequence ATGTCGCGTAGCTCCTTCTACCATTCTCTCAAATGGACAGGCGTGTCGGCGCTGAGTCTGGCGCTCGTCCTCGGATCCGGGGTCTGCCGAGGCAATGAATTCTACAGGGAACACACAGAAGCGTTTTCGACCACGAACCTTGCGCCTCTCGTGAAACGCATCTCGCCGGCCGTGGTGGGAATCCGGGCCTGGGGTATGCGATCGGAGTCGAGGATCTATGATCCGGAAGCCGGATTCCCGGATCCTCCCGGGCTGCGCGAACGGCAGGGAGCGGGTGTCGTCGTGGATGCCCTGGCAGGTTTCATCGTGACCGCAAATCAGCTGGTCGCCGGTGCGACCGTCGTAAAGGCTCAGCTCCAGGATGGGCGAGCGTTGGACGCCCTCGTGCTCGTGCGGTCCGATCGAGATGATGTTGCGCTGCTCCGGGTGGAGCCCGACCATCTTCGCGCGATGACGCTCGATTATGCCGGTGCGCTCGACGTGGGAGACCCGGTGCTGGCGATCGGCAATCCCGGTGATTGGGGACAGAGCGTGACACTTGGAATTGTGTCGGCCTTGCATCGTTCGTGCCCGGGCATTGCCAATACCGATCTGATCCAATCGGACGTTCGCGTCAGCCAAGGGAATGCGGGCGGCGCGCTGGTCAACATGCAGGGGAAGCTGATCGGGGTGGTCCTCGCACGACGGAGCGGGTTTGCGTTCGCAGTGCCGGTCGACGCGGTCAGGAAGCTCTTTGTGGCCGCGCAGTAA
- a CDS encoding cytochrome c translates to MRTVLLVWILVTLFASSAAAPADVSVALSDLMTKLQLQHAKLWFAGKLSNWRLADYEVQQIGANLEAARKLLADPSQADRVQERLRAVRKALQSKDVPAFMASYGALTNECNGCHRSSGYASIVMQIPLTLPVPNQLFVDQVSEGRALANASCGTCHLVADTVRDTPAFRPPPPGFPEIVSRPSFSADGLRQFLTSSHRRLGPDQAMPNPRLSESQIEAIVAYLETLRADQRH, encoded by the coding sequence ATGCGAACGGTTCTGTTGGTTTGGATCCTCGTCACGCTGTTCGCCTCCAGCGCTGCGGCCCCGGCAGACGTGTCTGTCGCACTGTCCGACCTCATGACCAAACTCCAGCTTCAGCACGCGAAATTATGGTTTGCGGGCAAGCTGAGCAATTGGCGCCTGGCGGACTACGAGGTTCAACAGATCGGGGCGAATCTCGAAGCGGCGCGCAAATTGTTGGCAGACCCGTCGCAAGCCGATCGGGTTCAGGAACGGCTTCGGGCCGTGCGCAAGGCACTCCAATCGAAGGACGTTCCCGCGTTCATGGCGTCGTATGGCGCTCTGACAAACGAGTGCAACGGGTGCCATCGGAGCAGCGGATATGCCTCGATCGTCATGCAGATCCCGCTCACCCTACCCGTCCCCAATCAGTTGTTCGTCGACCAGGTGTCCGAGGGCCGTGCGCTTGCCAATGCATCTTGCGGGACCTGCCACCTCGTCGCTGATACCGTGAGGGACACGCCTGCCTTCCGTCCACCACCACCAGGCTTTCCGGAGATCGTCAGCCGACCCTCGTTCTCCGCCGACGGCCTCCGGCAGTTCCTGACGTCAAGCCATCGGCGCCTCGGTCCGGATCAGGCCATGCCGAATCCGAGACTCTCCGAATCTCAGATCGAAGCCATCGTGGCCTATCTGGAGACTTTGCGCGCGGACCAGCGTCACTGA
- the ftsH gene encoding ATP-dependent zinc metalloprotease FtsH: MALIFAGGMLLVVLQFMFTAYNSIETIPYSQFEQLLAQDKLVEVTVGPDTIQGKLKEPLSSGKSAFVTARVDLALAEKLAAKGVSVTGVPANSGLQNLLSWIFPVIVFFVIWFWLGRSMAGRQGFGGLMSIGKSHAKVYIEKDIKVTFADVAGVDEAKFELQEVVSFLKDPKSYGRLGAHVPKGILLVGPPGTGKTLLARAVAGEAGVPFFSISGSEFVEMFVGVGAARVRDLFEQARKAAPCIIFVDELDALGRSRGPLSVGGYDEKEQTLNQLLSELDGFDPSAGVILLAATNRPEILDPALLRAGRFDRQVLVDRPDRTGRVAILKVHVRKIQLGKDVDLDKVAGLTTGFTGADLANLINEAAIAATRRSGEAVSFADFVTAIERIVAGIEKKSRVLGKDERRRVAYHEMGHALVAASLPGVDPVQKVSIIPRGIGALGYTIQRPTEDRFLLTAGELKNRIAVLMGGRASERLIFDGAISTGAADDLQRATEVAIEMVTKYGMDETVGQRTYAPKPQTFVAAPQDMVVAAAEATGREIDLAVRNLVEEGERCAHDILQRRRADLEAGVELLIANETVTSEQFAPLVGKSAQRSESVAA, from the coding sequence ATGGCCCTGATCTTCGCGGGCGGCATGCTGCTCGTGGTGCTGCAGTTCATGTTCACTGCCTACAACTCGATCGAGACCATTCCCTACAGCCAGTTTGAGCAACTGCTCGCCCAGGACAAGCTCGTCGAAGTGACCGTCGGTCCGGATACGATACAGGGAAAACTGAAGGAACCGCTCTCGAGCGGAAAATCAGCCTTCGTGACCGCACGGGTTGATCTGGCGCTGGCCGAAAAGCTTGCGGCAAAGGGCGTGAGCGTGACCGGCGTTCCCGCAAACAGCGGGCTGCAAAACCTGCTATCCTGGATTTTCCCGGTCATCGTCTTCTTCGTCATCTGGTTCTGGCTTGGGCGGAGCATGGCCGGGCGCCAGGGTTTCGGCGGACTGATGTCGATCGGGAAATCGCACGCCAAGGTCTATATCGAAAAGGACATCAAGGTCACCTTCGCCGATGTTGCCGGCGTCGACGAGGCGAAGTTCGAGCTTCAGGAGGTGGTGTCGTTTCTGAAGGATCCCAAGAGTTACGGCCGCCTCGGGGCCCATGTGCCGAAGGGAATTTTGCTGGTCGGGCCGCCGGGGACTGGAAAGACGTTGCTTGCGCGCGCGGTTGCGGGCGAGGCCGGTGTCCCATTCTTCTCGATCTCGGGCTCTGAATTCGTCGAGATGTTCGTCGGGGTCGGCGCGGCGCGCGTTCGGGATCTGTTCGAGCAAGCCCGCAAGGCCGCCCCGTGCATCATTTTCGTGGACGAGCTCGACGCGCTGGGACGCAGCCGCGGGCCGCTGTCGGTTGGCGGTTACGACGAGAAAGAGCAGACGCTCAACCAACTCCTGTCGGAACTCGATGGATTCGACCCAAGCGCAGGCGTGATCCTGCTCGCAGCCACCAATCGCCCCGAAATCCTCGATCCTGCACTGTTGCGGGCCGGGAGATTCGATCGGCAGGTCCTTGTGGACCGGCCGGACAGGACTGGACGCGTTGCCATTCTCAAGGTGCACGTCCGCAAGATTCAACTGGGCAAGGATGTCGACCTCGACAAGGTCGCAGGTCTCACGACCGGATTCACCGGAGCTGATCTCGCCAACCTCATCAACGAGGCCGCCATCGCTGCGACCAGGCGAAGCGGCGAAGCGGTGTCGTTCGCCGATTTTGTCACGGCGATCGAACGGATCGTGGCCGGGATCGAAAAGAAGAGCAGGGTGCTCGGCAAGGACGAACGGCGAAGGGTTGCATATCACGAAATGGGACATGCCCTCGTCGCGGCCAGCCTGCCCGGCGTCGATCCCGTGCAGAAGGTGTCGATCATTCCACGTGGAATCGGAGCGCTGGGGTACACCATCCAGCGACCGACCGAAGACAGGTTCCTGCTCACGGCCGGGGAGTTGAAAAACCGCATCGCCGTGCTGATGGGAGGACGCGCGTCGGAGCGCCTGATTTTCGACGGGGCCATTTCGACCGGCGCCGCAGATGATCTTCAGCGAGCGACCGAAGTCGCCATCGAGATGGTGACCAAATACGGCATGGACGAGACGGTCGGCCAACGCACCTACGCGCCCAAACCGCAAACCTTTGTTGCGGCCCCCCAGGATATGGTCGTTGCGGCCGCGGAAGCCACCGGCCGAGAGATCGATCTTGCCGTGCGGAACCTGGTCGAGGAGGGCGAGCGTTGCGCCCACGATATCCTGCAACGGCGGCGTGCCGATCTCGAAGCCGGTGTAGAGCTATTGATCGCAAACGAAACGGTGACGTCGGAACAGTTTGCCCCGTTGGTCGGCAAGAGTGCCCAGCGAAGCGAATCGGTTGCCGCCTGA